A portion of the Streptomyces erythrochromogenes genome contains these proteins:
- a CDS encoding LCP family protein translates to MTETHARPRRRRRRILRITLLLVAVLILGAAGAGWWTYSHLNDNIDSVDLDQAIGDNRPAKVVANAQNVLVLGSDSRAGANGDLDHGSVSGARSDTAMLVHIPEGRAKATAVSIPRDTLVTRPECKDRAGKSVPSAKRVMFNSVYSLAGPACVVNTVEQMSGVRVDHFVEVDFAGFKGLVDALGGVTVTLDKPMSGAKGGLKLDAGTHRLNGTDSLKFVRTRYGYGDGSDLGRIGLQQQFMLAMLSEIKKQDALGNPARLYKLADAGTKSLTTDSDLASLTALSDFAQSMKGVNPETMETIMLPVAYDKVDPNRVVVAEPQATQLWDALRKDEKVPASAKDSPAKG, encoded by the coding sequence ATGACGGAAACGCACGCGCGGCCCAGGCGCCGCCGACGCCGCATTCTGCGGATCACCCTGCTGCTGGTCGCCGTGCTGATCCTGGGCGCGGCCGGGGCGGGCTGGTGGACGTACAGCCACCTCAACGACAACATCGACAGCGTCGACCTGGACCAGGCGATCGGGGACAACCGGCCCGCCAAGGTGGTCGCGAACGCGCAGAACGTCCTGGTGCTCGGCTCCGACTCGCGGGCCGGGGCCAACGGGGACCTCGACCACGGCTCCGTCAGCGGGGCCCGCTCGGACACCGCGATGCTGGTGCACATACCCGAGGGCCGGGCCAAGGCGACCGCGGTGAGCATCCCCCGCGACACCCTGGTCACCCGGCCCGAGTGCAAGGACCGCGCCGGCAAGTCCGTGCCGTCCGCGAAGCGGGTCATGTTCAACTCCGTCTACTCGCTGGCCGGCCCGGCCTGTGTCGTCAACACCGTCGAGCAGATGTCCGGTGTGCGCGTGGACCACTTCGTCGAGGTGGACTTCGCCGGCTTCAAGGGCCTGGTGGACGCGCTGGGCGGGGTCACCGTCACCCTGGACAAGCCGATGAGCGGCGCCAAGGGCGGTCTGAAGCTCGACGCGGGCACGCACCGGCTGAACGGCACCGACTCGCTCAAGTTCGTCCGTACCCGGTACGGCTACGGCGACGGCAGCGACCTCGGACGCATAGGCCTGCAGCAGCAGTTCATGCTGGCGATGCTGTCGGAGATCAAGAAGCAGGACGCCCTCGGCAATCCGGCGCGGCTCTACAAGCTCGCGGACGCCGGCACCAAGTCGCTGACCACGGACTCCGATCTGGCCTCGCTGACGGCGCTGTCCGACTTCGCGCAGAGCATGAAGGGCGTGAACCCGGAGACGATGGAGACCATCATGCTGCCGGTCGCCTACGACAAGGTGGACCCCAACCGCGTGGTCGTGGCCGAGCCGCAGGCCACCCAGCTGTGGGACGCCCTGCGCAAGGACGAGAAGGTCCCCGCCTCCGCGAAGGACTCCCCGGCCAAGGGCTGA
- a CDS encoding ATP-binding cassette domain-containing protein — protein MVHVSAAPVLALRGVSKRFGAVQALTDVELEIHSGEVVALVGDNGAGKSTLVKTIAGVHPIDEGVIEWEGRPVSIGKPHDAQNLGIATVYQDLALCDNIDVVGNLFLGRELKKFGVLDEVEMERRARELLTTLSIRIPSVRIPIASLSGGQRQTVAIARSMLGEPQLVILDEPTAALGVEQTAQVLDLVERLRERGHAVILISHNMADVKAVADKVAVLRLGRNNGVFNVADTSQEEIISAITGATDNAVTRRAARTSEAGK, from the coding sequence ATGGTTCATGTGTCCGCTGCGCCCGTGCTGGCGTTGCGAGGGGTCTCGAAGCGGTTCGGCGCCGTTCAGGCCCTCACCGACGTAGAACTCGAGATCCACTCCGGTGAAGTGGTCGCCCTCGTCGGCGACAACGGAGCCGGAAAGTCCACGCTGGTCAAGACGATCGCCGGCGTGCACCCCATCGATGAAGGTGTCATCGAGTGGGAAGGGCGCCCGGTCTCCATCGGCAAGCCCCACGACGCCCAGAACCTGGGCATCGCGACGGTCTACCAGGACCTGGCGCTGTGCGACAACATCGACGTCGTCGGCAACCTCTTCCTCGGCCGGGAACTCAAGAAGTTCGGCGTCCTCGACGAGGTGGAGATGGAGCGGCGCGCCCGCGAGCTCCTGACCACCCTGTCCATCCGGATCCCCAGCGTCCGGATTCCCATCGCCTCGCTGTCGGGCGGTCAGCGCCAGACCGTGGCGATCGCCCGTTCCATGCTGGGCGAGCCCCAGCTCGTCATCCTCGACGAGCCCACCGCGGCCCTCGGCGTCGAGCAGACCGCCCAGGTCCTCGACCTGGTCGAGCGGCTGCGCGAGCGCGGCCACGCCGTCATCCTCATCAGCCACAACATGGCCGATGTGAAGGCCGTCGCCGACAAGGTGGCGGTCCTGCGGCTGGGCCGCAACAACGGTGTCTTCAACGTCGCCGACACCTCGCAGGAAGAGATCATCTCCGCCATCACCGGTGCCACGGACAACGCCGTGACCCGCCGGGCGGCCCGCACCTCGGAGGCCGGCAAGTGA
- a CDS encoding sugar ABC transporter substrate-binding protein, which yields MNTRMRRAAVAVAAGAMAVSLAACGSAKEAGDKTKESSGAAKGDAIKVGLLLPENQTARYEKFDKPLIEKKVAELTGGKGEVVYANAKQDATTQNSQVDTMITNKVDVLIIDAVDSKAIAGSVKKAKDAGIPVVSYDRLAEGPIDAYTSFDNEEVGKVQGKALLEALGDKAKDGQIVMMNGSVTDPNAKLFKSGAHSELDGKVNVGKEYDTVEWKPENANTNMAAALSALGKDKVIGVYSANDGMAGGIITALKAAGVSPLPPVTGQDAELAGVQRIVAGEQFMSVYKPYAPEAEAAAKMAVALAKGGKPEGTTSTVDSPTTKGVPSVLIPVISLTKANIKDTVVKDGVYTVDEICTDKYAAACAAAGLK from the coding sequence ATGAACACGCGTATGCGCAGAGCCGCCGTAGCCGTTGCCGCCGGCGCCATGGCCGTTTCCCTTGCCGCTTGTGGCAGTGCCAAGGAGGCCGGCGACAAGACGAAGGAGTCCTCCGGCGCTGCCAAGGGCGACGCGATCAAGGTCGGTCTGCTCCTGCCGGAGAACCAGACCGCGCGTTACGAGAAGTTCGACAAGCCGCTCATCGAGAAGAAGGTCGCCGAGCTCACCGGCGGCAAGGGCGAGGTCGTCTACGCCAACGCCAAGCAGGACGCGACCACGCAGAACTCCCAGGTCGACACGATGATCACCAACAAGGTGGACGTCCTGATCATCGACGCGGTGGACTCCAAGGCGATCGCCGGCTCGGTCAAGAAGGCCAAGGACGCCGGCATCCCGGTCGTCTCCTACGACCGTCTGGCCGAGGGCCCGATCGACGCCTACACCTCCTTCGACAACGAAGAGGTTGGCAAGGTCCAGGGCAAGGCCCTGCTCGAGGCGCTGGGCGACAAGGCCAAGGACGGCCAGATCGTCATGATGAACGGTTCGGTCACCGACCCGAACGCCAAGCTCTTCAAGTCCGGCGCGCACTCCGAGCTCGACGGCAAGGTGAACGTCGGCAAGGAGTACGACACCGTCGAGTGGAAGCCGGAGAACGCCAACACCAACATGGCGGCCGCGCTCTCCGCGCTCGGCAAGGACAAGGTCATCGGCGTCTACTCCGCCAACGACGGCATGGCCGGCGGCATCATCACCGCCCTCAAGGCCGCCGGCGTCTCCCCGCTGCCCCCGGTCACCGGCCAGGACGCCGAACTCGCCGGCGTCCAGCGCATCGTCGCGGGCGAGCAGTTCATGAGCGTCTACAAGCCGTACGCCCCCGAGGCCGAGGCCGCCGCGAAGATGGCGGTCGCCCTCGCCAAGGGCGGGAAGCCCGAAGGCACCACCTCCACGGTCGACAGCCCCACCACCAAGGGCGTCCCCTCCGTGCTGATCCCGGTCATCTCGCTGACCAAGGCCAACATCAAGGACACCGTCGTCAAGGACGGCGTCTACACGGTCGACGAGATCTGCACCGACAAGTACGCGGCCGCCTGCGCCGCCGCCGGCCTGAAGTAG
- the dxs gene encoding 1-deoxy-D-xylulose-5-phosphate synthase — protein sequence MLLTRIKGPRDLDRLSQEELTQLAAEIRSFLVDAVSKTGGHLGPNLGVVELTIALHRVFESPKDKVLFDTGHQAYVHKLLTGRQDFAGLRTKNGLSGYPSRAESEHDVIENSHASTVLGWADGLAKANEVLGREDHHVAAVIGDGALTGGMAWEALNNIAAAKDRPLVIVVNDNERSYGPTIGGLANHLATLRTTDGYERFLARGKELLERTPVVGKPLFETLHGAKKGLKDFIAPQGMFEDLGLKYIGPIDGHDIEALESALQRAKRFSGPVIVHCLTQKGRGYTPALEHEADRFHAVGVIHPDTGLPVKTAAASWTSVFADEMVKIGHEREDIVGITAAMLHPVGLNKFAEAFPDRIYDVGIAEQHGATSAAGLATGGVHPVFAVYATFLNRAFDQVLMDVALHKCGVTFVLDRAGVTGDDGASHNGMWDMSILQVVPGLRLAAPRDAEQLRAQLREAVEVKDAPTVVRFSKGVVGPAVPAVGRIGGMDLLRTPAPEVTHPLGPSGLGGPLGDVLLVSVGALAPMCLEIADLLDKQGISTTVVDPRWVKPVDEALAPLADRHRVVVTVEDNGRTGGVGAAVSQALRDAGVDVPLRDFGIPQRFLDHALRKEIMAEIGLTAPDIARQVTGLVAKLDGRYDSEAAATVD from the coding sequence GTGCTGCTGACCCGCATCAAGGGACCGCGCGATCTGGACCGGCTCAGCCAGGAGGAGCTGACCCAGCTCGCCGCAGAGATCAGGTCCTTCCTCGTCGACGCCGTCTCCAAGACCGGCGGGCACCTCGGCCCCAACCTCGGCGTGGTCGAACTGACGATCGCCCTGCACCGGGTCTTCGAATCGCCCAAGGACAAGGTCCTCTTCGACACCGGCCACCAGGCCTACGTCCACAAGCTGCTCACGGGCCGCCAGGACTTCGCCGGCCTGCGCACCAAGAACGGCCTCTCCGGCTACCCCTCGCGCGCCGAGTCCGAGCACGACGTGATCGAGAACTCGCACGCCTCCACCGTGCTCGGCTGGGCCGACGGCCTGGCCAAGGCCAACGAAGTGCTGGGCCGCGAGGACCACCACGTCGCCGCCGTCATCGGCGACGGCGCGCTGACCGGAGGCATGGCCTGGGAGGCGCTGAACAACATCGCCGCCGCCAAGGACCGCCCCCTCGTCATCGTCGTCAACGACAACGAGCGCTCCTACGGCCCCACCATCGGCGGCCTCGCCAACCACCTGGCCACCCTGCGCACCACGGACGGCTACGAGCGCTTCCTGGCCCGCGGCAAGGAGCTCCTGGAGCGCACCCCGGTCGTGGGGAAGCCGCTCTTCGAGACCCTGCACGGCGCCAAGAAGGGCCTGAAGGACTTCATCGCCCCGCAGGGCATGTTCGAGGACCTAGGCCTGAAGTACATCGGGCCCATCGACGGCCACGACATCGAGGCCCTGGAGTCCGCCCTGCAGCGCGCCAAGCGCTTCAGCGGCCCGGTCATCGTCCACTGCCTCACCCAGAAGGGCCGCGGCTACACCCCGGCCCTGGAGCACGAGGCGGACCGCTTCCACGCGGTCGGCGTCATCCACCCGGACACCGGCCTGCCGGTCAAGACCGCGGCCGCCAGCTGGACCTCCGTCTTCGCCGACGAGATGGTCAAGATCGGCCACGAGCGCGAGGACATCGTCGGCATCACCGCCGCCATGCTCCACCCGGTCGGCCTGAACAAGTTCGCCGAGGCCTTCCCGGACCGCATCTACGACGTCGGCATCGCCGAGCAGCACGGCGCCACCTCGGCGGCGGGCCTCGCCACCGGCGGCGTCCACCCGGTCTTCGCGGTGTACGCCACCTTCCTCAACCGCGCCTTCGACCAGGTCCTGATGGACGTCGCCCTGCACAAGTGCGGCGTCACCTTCGTCCTGGACCGGGCCGGCGTGACGGGCGACGACGGTGCCTCCCACAACGGCATGTGGGACATGTCCATCCTCCAGGTCGTCCCTGGCCTGCGCCTCGCCGCCCCGCGCGACGCCGAGCAGCTGCGCGCCCAGCTCCGCGAGGCCGTCGAGGTCAAGGACGCCCCGACCGTGGTCCGGTTCTCCAAGGGCGTCGTCGGCCCGGCCGTACCGGCCGTCGGCCGCATCGGCGGCATGGACCTGCTGCGCACCCCGGCCCCCGAGGTCACCCACCCCCTCGGCCCTTCGGGCCTGGGGGGACCCCTTGGGGACGTACTGCTCGTCTCGGTCGGCGCACTCGCCCCGATGTGCCTGGAGATCGCCGACCTCCTCGACAAGCAGGGCATCTCCACCACCGTGGTCGACCCCCGCTGGGTCAAGCCCGTGGACGAGGCCCTGGCCCCGCTCGCAGACCGGCACCGGGTGGTCGTCACCGTCGAGGACAACGGCCGTACCGGAGGTGTGGGCGCCGCCGTCTCGCAGGCACTGCGGGACGCGGGTGTCGACGTACCGCTGCGCGACTTCGGCATCCCGCAGCGCTTCCTCGACCACGCCCTCCGCAAGGAGATCATGGCCGAGATCGGCCTGACCGCGCCGGACATCGCCCGGCAGGTCACGGGCCTGGTGGCCAAGCTCGACGGCCGCTACGACAGCGAGGCGGCCGCCACCGTCGACTAG
- a CDS encoding amino acid permease, giving the protein MNSPFRTKTVEQSIRDTEEPEHALRKSLSAWDLTVFGVGVIIGTGIFVLTGIAARNNAGPATALAFVAAGIVCALAALCYAEFASTVPVAGSAYTFSYASIGELPAWIIGWDLVLEFALGTAVVAVGWSGYVRHLMDTNLGWTLPTSLSGPDAGGHFDLLAFLLVLVLTWILVVGTKLSARITAVVVAIKVTVVLLVIIAGLFFIKADNYSPFIPPAQPQAEGVSGWHSPLVQLLFGYEPTNFGVMGIFTAASLIFFAFIGFDVVATAAEETKNPQRDMPRGILGSLLICTVLYVAVTLVVTGMQKYSEMSATAPLAEAFKSVNQPFFSGAISLGASVGLITVCMILLLGQTRVFFAMSRDGLLPRVFSVTHPKYRTPYRATILLGGIIAIVAGFTSLESLAELVNIGTLFAFVVVALGVIVLRKTRPDLHRSFRTPWVPVVPILSIAASFWLMLNLPAETWARFGIWMGIGVIVYFLYGRQHSRLGKVGADAKF; this is encoded by the coding sequence ATGAACAGCCCCTTCCGCACCAAGACGGTGGAGCAGTCCATCCGCGACACGGAGGAGCCGGAACACGCGCTCCGGAAGTCGCTCTCCGCCTGGGACCTGACGGTGTTCGGTGTGGGTGTCATCATCGGCACCGGCATCTTCGTCCTGACGGGCATCGCGGCCCGGAACAACGCCGGCCCCGCCACCGCCCTCGCCTTCGTGGCAGCGGGCATCGTCTGCGCCCTCGCGGCGCTCTGCTACGCCGAGTTCGCGTCCACCGTGCCGGTGGCCGGATCGGCGTACACCTTCAGCTACGCCTCCATCGGCGAGCTGCCCGCGTGGATCATCGGCTGGGACCTGGTGCTCGAGTTCGCGCTCGGTACGGCGGTGGTCGCCGTCGGCTGGTCCGGCTACGTGCGCCACCTCATGGACACCAACCTCGGCTGGACCCTGCCGACCTCCCTGTCCGGCCCAGACGCCGGCGGCCACTTCGACCTGCTGGCGTTCCTGCTGGTCCTGGTCCTGACGTGGATCCTGGTCGTCGGGACGAAGCTCTCGGCGCGCATCACCGCCGTCGTCGTCGCCATCAAGGTGACCGTCGTCCTGCTGGTCATCATCGCGGGCCTGTTCTTCATCAAGGCCGACAACTACTCGCCGTTCATCCCGCCGGCCCAGCCGCAGGCCGAGGGCGTCAGCGGCTGGCACTCGCCGCTGGTCCAGCTGCTCTTCGGCTACGAACCCACCAACTTCGGCGTCATGGGCATCTTCACGGCGGCCTCGCTCATCTTCTTCGCCTTCATCGGCTTCGACGTGGTGGCCACGGCGGCCGAGGAGACCAAGAACCCCCAGCGGGACATGCCGCGCGGCATCCTCGGCTCGCTGCTCATCTGCACCGTGCTCTACGTCGCGGTGACCCTCGTGGTCACCGGCATGCAGAAGTACTCGGAGATGTCCGCGACCGCGCCGCTCGCCGAGGCCTTCAAATCGGTGAACCAGCCATTCTTCTCGGGTGCGATCAGTCTCGGCGCGTCCGTCGGGCTGATCACCGTGTGCATGATCCTGCTGCTCGGCCAGACCCGTGTGTTCTTCGCCATGAGCCGTGACGGACTCCTGCCCCGGGTCTTCTCCGTGACGCACCCGAAGTACCGCACCCCCTACCGGGCGACCATCCTGCTCGGCGGGATCATCGCGATCGTCGCGGGCTTCACGAGCCTGGAGAGCCTCGCGGAACTCGTCAACATCGGCACCCTGTTCGCCTTCGTCGTGGTCGCGCTCGGTGTCATCGTCCTCCGCAAGACCCGCCCCGACCTGCACCGGTCCTTCCGCACCCCGTGGGTGCCGGTCGTCCCGATCCTGTCGATCGCGGCCTCGTTCTGGCTGATGCTCAACCTGCCGGCCGAGACCTGGGCGCGATTCGGCATCTGGATGGGCATCGGCGTCATCGTCTACTTCCTCTACGGCCGTCAGCACAGCCGTCTGGGCAAGGTCGGCGCGGACGCCAAGTTCTGA
- a CDS encoding sugar ABC transporter permease, whose translation MDKGPVAQEHIDPVNPAAAHDAIPAVDPRLLVREEGLAGYWGEFKRKMKAGDLGSLPVVIGLIVIWSIFQGLNSNFLSPENLTNIAITMTGTGMIAIGIIFVLLLGEIDLSVGSVSGVSGAIVAVLAVTHGVNEWLAILAAIVGGALIGSIHGFFFAKVGAPAFAVTLSGLLFWLGAMLQILGSNGTINIDSDGVVGQLTTYFFSDVAVAYGLAALAVAGYFLAAFLDARRREAAGMPSRPLAEILLRTGLLALCAFGPAVLFNQYKGLPLAVVLFLLALVVTDFLLRRTTFGRNVFALGGSVEASRRAGINVTRIRITVFAISSTFAAVGGLFWASKIAAANQSAGAGDLLMNVIAAAVIGGTSLFGGRGRTWNALLGVMVIVSIQYGLALEGIATPIQYMITGAVLLATVVIDSITRKTQKTAGRA comes from the coding sequence CTGGACAAGGGCCCCGTCGCGCAGGAGCACATCGACCCGGTCAACCCCGCGGCCGCCCACGACGCGATCCCGGCCGTGGACCCCCGCCTGCTCGTCAGGGAAGAGGGCCTCGCCGGCTACTGGGGCGAGTTCAAGCGCAAGATGAAGGCCGGCGACCTGGGCTCCCTCCCGGTCGTCATCGGTCTCATCGTCATCTGGTCCATCTTCCAGGGGCTGAACTCGAACTTCCTCTCCCCGGAGAACCTCACCAACATCGCGATCACGATGACCGGCACCGGCATGATCGCCATCGGCATCATCTTCGTGCTGCTCCTCGGCGAGATCGACCTCTCGGTCGGCTCGGTCAGCGGTGTCTCGGGCGCGATCGTCGCCGTCCTCGCCGTCACCCACGGCGTGAACGAATGGCTGGCCATCCTCGCGGCCATCGTCGGAGGCGCCCTGATCGGCTCCATCCACGGCTTCTTCTTCGCCAAGGTCGGGGCCCCGGCCTTCGCCGTCACCCTGTCGGGCCTGCTCTTCTGGCTCGGCGCGATGCTGCAGATCCTCGGCAGCAACGGCACGATCAACATCGACTCCGACGGCGTGGTCGGCCAGCTGACCACGTACTTCTTCTCGGACGTGGCCGTCGCCTACGGGCTGGCCGCGCTCGCGGTGGCCGGCTACTTCCTCGCGGCCTTCCTCGATGCGAGGCGCCGCGAGGCCGCCGGGATGCCCTCCCGGCCGCTCGCCGAGATCCTGCTGCGCACCGGCCTGCTCGCGCTGTGCGCCTTCGGCCCCGCCGTGCTGTTCAACCAGTACAAGGGCCTGCCGCTCGCGGTGGTGCTCTTCCTGCTGGCCCTGGTCGTCACGGACTTCCTGCTGCGCCGCACGACCTTCGGACGAAACGTTTTCGCACTGGGCGGCAGCGTCGAGGCCTCCCGCCGTGCGGGCATCAACGTCACCCGCATCCGGATCACGGTCTTCGCGATCTCCAGCACCTTCGCCGCCGTCGGCGGTCTGTTCTGGGCCTCCAAGATCGCGGCGGCCAACCAGAGCGCCGGCGCCGGCGACCTGCTGATGAACGTGATCGCGGCGGCCGTCATCGGCGGCACCAGCCTCTTCGGCGGCCGCGGCCGGACCTGGAACGCCCTCCTCGGCGTCATGGTCATCGTCTCGATCCAGTACGGTCTGGCACTGGAGGGCATCGCGACGCCGATCCAGTACATGATCACCGGCGCGGTCCTGCTCGCCACCGTGGTGATCGACTCGATCACCCGCAAGACCCAGAAGACGGCCGGACGCGCCTGA
- a CDS encoding 3-hydroxyacyl-CoA dehydrogenase NAD-binding domain-containing protein → MSTTAELLKGAAELFPDEVVTSAHVRHLDLPFGAGRFALITLDNGFDHTKPTTFGPQSLANLNAAIDLVEQEATAGTIVGAGITGKPFIFAVGADLKGVELLKKHDEALAIGKGGHDVFKRLSALAVPTFAYYNGAAMGGGVEVGLHCSYRTVSKAIPAFSLPEVFLGLVPGWGGCAILPNLIGAERAVSVIIENSLNQNRQLKGKQVFELGIADAIFEGADFLEQSLLWTANVLNGTTEVVRDEIDRGEAWDAAVAKGRFIADSKVHGAAPAAYRALDIIAAAKDGDLQAGFDAEDTALADLIMGGELRSGIYAFNLVQKRAKRPAGAPDKSLARPVTKVGVVGAGLMASQLALLFLRRLEVPVVLTDIDQERVNKGVGYVHAEIQKLLGKGRISQDKANRLTALVTGVLDKAEGFADADFIIEAVFEEMSVKQKVFAEVEAVAPAHAILATNTSSLSVSEMAAGLQHPERVVGFHFFNPVAILPLLEIVRGEQTDDASLATAFGVAKKLKKTAVLTKDAPAFVVNRILTRFMGEIQNVIDEGTPVVTAEKAIEPLGLPMSPLVLLELVGPAIGLHVSETLNRSFPERFTVSPNLAAVVKAGKRGFYVYDSGKPELDPEVAALLVQGDSVLTEEQVRIRVLDAVAQEIGLMLEEGVVAEAQDIDLCLITGAGWPFHLGGITPYLDREGVSERVNGKKFLAPGIASVPA, encoded by the coding sequence GTGAGCACCACCGCTGAGCTCCTGAAGGGCGCGGCCGAGCTGTTCCCGGACGAGGTCGTCACGTCCGCGCACGTCCGCCACCTGGACCTGCCGTTCGGCGCCGGGCGCTTCGCGCTCATCACGCTGGACAACGGCTTCGACCACACCAAGCCGACCACCTTCGGCCCGCAGTCCCTCGCCAACCTGAACGCGGCGATCGACCTGGTCGAGCAGGAGGCCACCGCCGGCACCATCGTCGGCGCGGGCATCACCGGCAAGCCGTTCATCTTCGCGGTCGGCGCCGACCTCAAGGGTGTCGAGCTGCTGAAGAAGCACGACGAGGCGCTCGCCATCGGCAAGGGCGGCCACGACGTCTTCAAGCGCCTCTCCGCGCTGGCCGTCCCGACCTTCGCGTACTACAACGGTGCGGCGATGGGCGGCGGCGTCGAGGTCGGTCTGCACTGCAGCTACCGCACCGTCTCGAAGGCCATCCCGGCCTTCTCGCTGCCCGAGGTCTTCCTCGGCCTGGTTCCCGGCTGGGGCGGCTGCGCCATCCTGCCGAACCTGATCGGCGCCGAGCGCGCGGTCTCGGTCATCATCGAGAACTCGCTGAACCAGAACCGCCAGCTCAAGGGCAAGCAGGTCTTCGAGCTCGGCATCGCCGACGCGATCTTCGAGGGTGCGGACTTCCTGGAGCAGTCGCTCCTGTGGACCGCGAACGTCCTGAACGGCACCACCGAGGTCGTCCGCGACGAGATCGACCGCGGCGAGGCCTGGGACGCGGCCGTCGCCAAGGGCCGCTTCATCGCGGACTCCAAGGTGCACGGCGCCGCTCCGGCCGCCTACCGCGCCCTGGACATCATCGCCGCGGCCAAGGACGGCGACCTCCAGGCCGGCTTCGACGCCGAGGACACGGCCCTGGCCGACCTCATCATGGGCGGCGAGCTGCGCTCGGGCATCTACGCCTTCAACCTGGTCCAGAAGCGCGCCAAGCGCCCGGCCGGTGCCCCGGACAAGTCCCTGGCCCGTCCGGTCACCAAGGTCGGCGTCGTCGGCGCGGGCCTGATGGCCTCGCAGCTGGCGCTGCTGTTCCTGCGCCGCCTGGAGGTGCCGGTCGTCCTCACCGACATCGACCAGGAGCGCGTGAACAAGGGTGTGGGCTACGTCCACGCCGAGATCCAGAAGCTGCTCGGCAAGGGCCGCATCAGCCAGGACAAGGCCAACCGCCTGACCGCCCTGGTGACCGGTGTCCTGGACAAGGCCGAGGGCTTCGCGGACGCGGACTTCATCATCGAGGCCGTGTTCGAGGAGATGTCCGTCAAGCAGAAGGTGTTCGCGGAGGTCGAGGCGGTCGCCCCGGCGCACGCGATCCTCGCCACCAACACCTCCTCGCTGTCGGTGTCGGAGATGGCCGCGGGGCTCCAGCACCCGGAGCGCGTGGTCGGCTTCCACTTCTTCAACCCGGTCGCGATCCTCCCGCTGCTGGAGATCGTCCGCGGTGAGCAGACCGACGACGCCTCGCTGGCCACGGCCTTCGGTGTCGCCAAGAAGCTGAAGAAGACCGCGGTCCTCACCAAGGACGCCCCGGCGTTCGTCGTGAACCGCATCCTGACCCGCTTCATGGGCGAGATCCAGAACGTCATCGACGAGGGCACCCCGGTCGTCACGGCGGAGAAGGCCATCGAGCCGCTCGGCCTGCCGATGTCCCCGCTGGTGCTGCTGGAGCTCGTGGGCCCGGCGATCGGTCTGCACGTCTCCGAGACCCTGAACCGCTCCTTCCCCGAGCGCTTCACCGTCTCCCCGAACCTCGCTGCGGTCGTCAAGGCCGGCAAGCGCGGCTTCTACGTCTACGATTCCGGCAAGCCGGAGCTGGACCCCGAGGTCGCCGCGCTCCTGGTCCAGGGCGACTCCGTCCTGACCGAGGAGCAGGTCCGGATCCGCGTCCTGGACGCGGTGGCGCAGGAGATCGGCCTGATGCTGGAGGAGGGTGTCGTGGCCGAGGCCCAGGACATCGACCTCTGCCTCATCACCGGTGCCGGCTGGCCCTTCCACCTGGGCGGCATCACGCCGTACCTGGACCGTGAGGGCGTCTCGGAGCGCGTGAACGGCAAGAAGTTCCTCGCCCCCGGCATCGCGAGCGTCCCGGCGTAG